DNA sequence from the Ruminococcus albus 7 = DSM 20455 genome:
TCTGCTGGAAGTAATTATCAGATGTATGTTCCTTGTCAGAACCTGCGTTTGAAGCGTTTGTTTCCCAGTTGTATGCTGAAGACCTGTTGCCCCCTGCGCGAATGGCAGTCGGCATAACATCTCCGCCCATTAGTTCTTCATTTATACCATATATATAAGGGGAGATCGTTTTTGTCTCACCCGAAAGGTCAACTGCGATGTCTACAGTATTTCCATCTGCACCAGCGCTTACAGCACAGGTGGCGATTATTGCTGCAGCAGCTGCCAGCTCAGCAGTTTTTCTTATCCTTATCATTTAGTGTTCCTCCGTTGTGAGACTGCGGTAAATTTCCGCAGCCTTAATATAAAAAATGGATATAATACCCTCTCGTATTTTAACATATTATTCAGAATTTGTCAATAGTAAACGCCTTTATTTTGTAAATTTTTGTTAATCCAAAAGCAATAAACGGTAAGTGGCTGCATTGATATAGCAATATCGGGCTTGAATTTGGGCTTATACGGTGATATCATAAAATAAAGGTCGATTTCACGAATTGTGAAAAGGGCTGTATAAGTATAAAAAATTTACTAAACACTTGAAATGTCACAGTGAATTGTGCTATAATTATTTAAAGTAATTTTAAGCGGTGCATGGTATGATATACCAAAACATCAAAGGAGCTGTGATATATGAGACTGCTGCTTGCAGAAGATGAAAAGGAGCTTTCCAATGCTCTGGTAGCTGTACTGAAACATAATAATTATTCTGTTGATGCTGTGTATAACGGTCTTGATGCTTATGATTATATCATTGGTGCTGAGTATGACGGAATCGTACTTGATATCATGATGCCGGGACTTGACGGCTTGACTGTGCTTGAACGTATCCGCGAAAAAGGTATACAGACTCCTGTGCTGCTGCTCACAGCAAAGGCTCAGGTTGAGGACAGGATAGCCGGACTTGATACAGGGGCAGATGATTATCTCACAAAGCCCTTTGCTATGGGTGAACTGTTGGCGCGGATAAGGGCTATGACAAGGCGCAGGGCTGAATTTTCGCCTAATACGCTGAAAGTCGGAAATGTCACTCTTGACAGAGAAAGGTTTGTCATTTCCACCAAAAACGGTGAGACCAAACTTGGCAATAAAGAATTCCAGGTATTGGAGATGTTAATGCTCAACCGCAATATCCTTATTTCCACAGAAAGGCTTATGGAGAAGATATGGGGTTTTGATGCTGAGGCTGAGATAAGCGTGGTGTGGGTGTATATATCCTACATCAGGAAGAAGCTTTCTGCGGTCGGTGCCGATGTGGAGATAAAGGCCAGCCGCGGTGTGGGATACACGCTGGAGGTAAAGGAATGATAAAAAGACTTCGGCGCAGGTTCATATTGATAGCTGCCTCAAGTGTGATGGCGGTAGAGCTTCTTGTGGTAGGTCTGATAAATGTCATATATATATCGCAGATAAACAAGCGCGAGTTACAGCTCATGCAGATACTGTGTGACAATGACGGCAGATTTCCCGAATTCGGCAAGCACTTTGACCAGAAACCCGACAGTAGGAATGAAAACGTTTCCATACCTCCCCCCGAAAAGAAGTACAGACTTGGTGACCTTGGATTTAAGGTGAATGAAGAAACACGATATCAGACAAGGTATTTCTATATTCGCTATGATGAGAATATGAATCCTGCTGAGATAAATACGGGTCACGTAGCTGCAGTCACCTCAGGTGAGGCGCTGGGCTATGCGAAAGAGGTCGGGGATTCCGGCGAAACATCAGGTTTTATGGGCGATTACCGCTTTTCGGTAATTGAAAAAGAAAACGGTAAGCTGTACATCTTTTTGGATTGCCGTGAAGATATACGAATGAAGCGTTCTTTCATGCTCATATCTTCGGCTATCTCTCTGGGGGGCTGGCTGCTGGTGTGCCTGCTCATAATTATATGCTCGCGGGCAGCTGTAAAACCGTTTATCGAGAATTTCGAGAAGCAGAAAATGTTCATCACTGATGCCGGACATGAGATAAAAACTCCTCTTGCTATAATACAGGCGAATGCAGAGGTCATCGAGATGATAAACGGCACCAGTGAGTGGACTCAGAGTATAACCAACCAGGTCACAAGGCTGAACGGGCTGACAGCAGATCTGCTGCGGCTGTCGCGTATGGAAGAGGATGGAGTCAGACAAACATTTGCTGAGTTCGATCTCTCTGAAGCCTTTGCAGATATAGCAGGACCGTTCAGGACACTTGCAGAGAACAAGGGGCTATCCTTTGATGTCAAAGCTCAGGAGGGTATACGCATAAACGGCGACAGCTCCGCTATCAGACAGCTTATATCCATACTTACAGAGAATGCAGTAAAGTATTGCGATGAAGGTGGCTGCATAACTGTTTCATTGGAAAAGACAAGCAGCGGCAGACACGCTTTGATAAGTACAGAGAATGACTGCGCTGAACCTCCCGAACATCCTGAACGTCTGTTTGACCGCTTTTACAGGGCAGATAAGTCACGCGGACGTGAGGAAGGTGAAGCTGCATCAGGCTACGGCATAGGACTTTCGGTAGCCAGGGCAGTGGTAATGTCCCACAAAGGCAGGATATCCTGTAAAGCTGAAGACGGCAGGATAGTATTCACCGCGAAGCTGCGGTGCCTGTAAAAAATGAAATAATATATTTCAGATAACTTACACATACGGTTAAGCTTCAATTAAGGTTGATAGCTTATAATAATAACCATAGAAGAAAAACACATGGGAAAGGAATGATTTACATGGGTGCTGTACAGGAGATTTTCAAGAGGGTCGAAAAAAAGTACATAGTTACTGATGAACAGCAGGAAGAACTTGTACGTGTTATGGCAGGTAAAGCTGCTGCAGATAATTACGGGCTCACAACTATCTGCAACATATACTACGACACTCCGGATCATCAGCTGATAAGGACTTCTATGGAGAAGCCTGTTTATAAGGAAAAGCTGCGCATACGCAGCTACGGCGTGCCCGATAAGGACAGCAAGGTGTTCGTGGAGCTGAAGAAGAAGTACAAAGGTGTAGTCTATAAGAGGCGTGTTGATATGTCGCTGATAGATTCCTATGAATTTGTAAACTTCGGTGTTAACCCCGGAAAGAATCCTCAGATCGAGAAGGAGATAGCGTATTTTCTTAAATACTACCGCGATATAGGCCCCGCGATGTATCTCAGCTACGACAGGATCGCTTATGCAGGTACTGATAATCCCGACCTGCGTATCACCTTTGACGGCAACATCACCTACCGCGAGGAGGAAACAAGGCTTGAAAAAGGGGTGTGGGGCGATAAGCTTCTTGATCCGCACACAAGGATCATGGAGATAAAGATCCCCGGCGCTATGCCTCTGTGGCTCAGCTTTTTGCTTGATCGTATGAAAATCTATCCGGCAAGCTTTTCAAAATACGGAGAGGCATTTAAAAGGGTCTTCAGTGAAGCCCTTGATCCCAACGAATACTTAAAGCTTGGCGGGACGAAAAGTAAAGGAAAGGTGAATGATTGTGCTTAATGAGATCTATATGAATGCGGCGGACCTTACGTCCGGTTTAGGAGCGTCAGCTGTTACTACCAAAACTTTTGCTGTATGCTCACTGGTTTCCCTTTTGGTAGGAGCAGTTATAGCAGTTGCTTTCTGCTTCAGACAGCATAAGAGCAAGAGCTTCTTTACTACCCTTGCGCTGCTGCCGCTCATCGTGCAGGTTATAATAATGATGGTCAACGGCAATCTTGGAACAGGCGTTGCGGTAGCAGGTGCCTTCAGTCTTGTAAGATTCCGTTCGATGCAGGGAAATGCCAAGGATATACTTGCCATATTTATGGCTATGGCAGTTGGCATCGCCACCGGTACCGATAATCTTAAACTTGCGATAATATTCACTCTTGTGGTATGTGCAGTGAACATTGGATATCTTGTACTTCCTCTGGGAATGGATGACAACAGCGACAAGGTGCTGACCATCACTATCCCCGAAAGTCTTGATTACAGCGATGTATTTGACGATATCTTCAGAAAGTTCACTGTAAAGGCAGACCTTGTACAGGTAAAGACAACCAATATGGGCAGCCTTTTCAAACTGAAATATGATATCACGCTGAAAAAAGGTGTAAGCGAAAAAGCTTTCATAGACGAACTCAGAGTCCGTAACGGCAATCTTGAGATACTCTGCTGCAGAAGAATGCCTGAAACATCACAGCTCTGATAGCTTTATAATACTCGCCCGAAGCCGATATTTTCGGGTGAGTATTATTTGAATCAAATTTTAAGTTATAACATTTAACCAAATGAAATGGGAGGCGGCATTAATGAAAATAAATACAATGAAAAGAGCAGCAGCCCTTGCGGCAGCGATAACAGTGCTAGCCATGACAGGCTGTTCGGATTCTAAGAATAATACAAATAAGACATCAACAGAAGTAAAGACAGCCGTAGTAACATCAACGGAAGCCGCCATTGACGCAGATGATATCGAAGTAGGGTATGAAGAAGATGATGCGGTCAGCGTGTCATTTTCGGACAGCGGTATCGAAACGGAAGGCAGCGGGGTAACAGTTGACGGAACTGTGCTTACTATAACTGCTGCAGGAACGTATAAACTTAGCGGTACCTGCTCAAACGGCAGGATAGTCATAGAGGCAGGCAAGGAGGATAAGGTGAAGATTGTCCTGGACGATCTTGACCTGACCTGCAAGGATAACGCAGTTATCACTGCAAGAACTGCAGATAAAGTGTTCCTGCTGCTTGAGAGCGAAACAGTTAACACCCTTGCAGACGCAACGGCTTATAATCTGGCTGCTGATGATAATACCGATGCTGCAGTATTCGCAAAATGCGACCTTATCATAAACGGTGACGGGACTCTCAATGTGACAGGCAACTACAAACATGGAATAGTTTCTAAAGATGACCTTGTTATTACGGG
Encoded proteins:
- a CDS encoding response regulator transcription factor, with protein sequence MRLLLAEDEKELSNALVAVLKHNNYSVDAVYNGLDAYDYIIGAEYDGIVLDIMMPGLDGLTVLERIREKGIQTPVLLLTAKAQVEDRIAGLDTGADDYLTKPFAMGELLARIRAMTRRRAEFSPNTLKVGNVTLDRERFVISTKNGETKLGNKEFQVLEMLMLNRNILISTERLMEKIWGFDAEAEISVVWVYISYIRKKLSAVGADVEIKASRGVGYTLEVKE
- a CDS encoding sensor histidine kinase — translated: MIKRLRRRFILIAASSVMAVELLVVGLINVIYISQINKRELQLMQILCDNDGRFPEFGKHFDQKPDSRNENVSIPPPEKKYRLGDLGFKVNEETRYQTRYFYIRYDENMNPAEINTGHVAAVTSGEALGYAKEVGDSGETSGFMGDYRFSVIEKENGKLYIFLDCREDIRMKRSFMLISSAISLGGWLLVCLLIIICSRAAVKPFIENFEKQKMFITDAGHEIKTPLAIIQANAEVIEMINGTSEWTQSITNQVTRLNGLTADLLRLSRMEEDGVRQTFAEFDLSEAFADIAGPFRTLAENKGLSFDVKAQEGIRINGDSSAIRQLISILTENAVKYCDEGGCITVSLEKTSSGRHALISTENDCAEPPEHPERLFDRFYRADKSRGREEGEAASGYGIGLSVARAVVMSHKGRISCKAEDGRIVFTAKLRCL
- a CDS encoding DUF4956 domain-containing protein; the encoded protein is MIVLNEIYMNAADLTSGLGASAVTTKTFAVCSLVSLLVGAVIAVAFCFRQHKSKSFFTTLALLPLIVQVIIMMVNGNLGTGVAVAGAFSLVRFRSMQGNAKDILAIFMAMAVGIATGTDNLKLAIIFTLVVCAVNIGYLVLPLGMDDNSDKVLTITIPESLDYSDVFDDIFRKFTVKADLVQVKTTNMGSLFKLKYDITLKKGVSEKAFIDELRVRNGNLEILCCRRMPETSQL
- a CDS encoding polyphosphate polymerase domain-containing protein; the encoded protein is MGAVQEIFKRVEKKYIVTDEQQEELVRVMAGKAAADNYGLTTICNIYYDTPDHQLIRTSMEKPVYKEKLRIRSYGVPDKDSKVFVELKKKYKGVVYKRRVDMSLIDSYEFVNFGVNPGKNPQIEKEIAYFLKYYRDIGPAMYLSYDRIAYAGTDNPDLRITFDGNITYREEETRLEKGVWGDKLLDPHTRIMEIKIPGAMPLWLSFLLDRMKIYPASFSKYGEAFKRVFSEALDPNEYLKLGGTKSKGKVNDCA